The nucleotide sequence GAATAAAAACTTGCATAAATAACCTCCGAATCTATTATGAAGTTATAATATCACAAAAAACTTTAAGTGTCAATTATTTTTATAATCAAAGTATTTTTAATAAAAAATAAAGTGGTTATCCACTTTACTTTTTAAAAATTAATTTTTCAATAAGATTTGCCATTCCATTATTATTATTAGATGTAGAAATAAATTTGCAAATTTCTTTAATTTCAGGCTTTGCATTTTCAACACAAGCAGGTAGACCAGCAACTTTAAGCATAGGAAGGTCATTATATGAATCTCCTACAACGATTATTTCATCTTGTTTTATATTTAGCATATGAGCTAATTTTAAAAGAGAACTCCCTTTATCAACACCCAATTTAGTTACTTCTAAAAAGAAAGGTTTTGAAATAGCTATTGAAAAACTTTCTCCTAGTTCATCTTTTAAATTTTTTTCAACTTTAGATAAATAAGTTGGTTCTTCTAACATGATACATTTAACACAATCTTTATCAACAGTTGCTTTGAAATTTTTAACTTTTTCAAAAGGCATTTTAGTTAAATCAACTTCAACTTCAATATATGAACTATAATCTTCAGATACAATAGTATCATCTAAATAAGTTATAATTTCAACATTATTTCTTTTGCTAAAATCATAAAGAGTATGTATTTCATCTCTTGTTAGAGTTTCTTCTAGAATATTTTTGTTAGTTTTACAATTTGTAATAATAGAACCGTTATAAGATAAAATATAACTTCCGTATTTAGCTAAATTTAATTCTTTAGCTAAATCTCTCATTGCATAAGTAGGCCTTCCAGAAGCTAAAACAAATATAATACCAGCTTCTTGAGCTTTCATTATAGCTTCTTTATCTTTTAAAGATATTTTACCTTGAGAATTTAAAAGCGTATCATCTAAATCGGTAACAATCATTTTATAATTCATTTTTTTCCTCCAAAAGTTTCATAAAAAGTTTAACTCCCTCAAGAAGAACTTTTTCATCAAAATTAAAAGAAGAACTATGTAAAGGAGAAATAAAATTTTTATCCTCATTTCTAGTGCCTAATAGAAAAAATAAACCAGGTACTTTCTCTTGGTAAAAAGCAAAATCTTCAGCCAAAGCTAAAGCTTCTCCTTGAATAAAATTAAAATTATTAGAGAATTTTAAAAATTTATTGTAAAGATTTTCATCATTTATAATAGGTGGATAAAGAACTCTAAATTCATCATTAATTTTAACATTAAAAGAAATTTCAATTCCTCTATGTATTTCCTTCATTCTTTTAATTATATACTCTGTATCTTCTTGCGAATATGTTCTAATTGTACCATAAAAATCAAGAGAATTAGGTATTATATTTCTAACTGTTCCTCCTGAAAATTTTCCAACTGTTATAACACCAGCATTAAAAGGTGATAAATTTCTAGATATAATACTTTGGTAAGAATCAATAGTTTTTGTAAAAGGTATAAGTGGATCATTTGTTTTTTGAGGCATTCCTCCATGTCCTCCTTTTCCAATAATACTACAATCAAATTCTGTAGCTTGTGCAAAGAATGGACCAGGTTTTGTAGAAATAACACCTTCTTTTAAATCGGGAAAAAGGTGAAATGAGTAAATTTCTTTAACTTTATATTTTTCTAAAAGACCAGTTTCACAAATGAATTTTGCTCCTCCAGGACCTTCTTCTGCAGGTTGAA is from Candidatus Cetobacterium colombiensis and encodes:
- a CDS encoding Cof-type HAD-IIB family hydrolase, with the translated sequence MNYKMIVTDLDDTLLNSQGKISLKDKEAIMKAQEAGIIFVLASGRPTYAMRDLAKELNLAKYGSYILSYNGSIITNCKTNKNILEETLTRDEIHTLYDFSKRNNVEIITYLDDTIVSEDYSSYIEVEVDLTKMPFEKVKNFKATVDKDCVKCIMLEEPTYLSKVEKNLKDELGESFSIAISKPFFLEVTKLGVDKGSSLLKLAHMLNIKQDEIIVVGDSYNDLPMLKVAGLPACVENAKPEIKEICKFISTSNNNNGMANLIEKLIFKK
- a CDS encoding M20 metallopeptidase family protein, whose translation is MNFLLKDITKYRQDLHKIPEVGFKEFKTQKYILENLEKMGYSPFTICETGVYVYIPGNKSECKAFRADIDALPIEENNSCDFVSTHKGFMHACGHDGHAATLLAFAKYLTTLDKTEYSILLIFQPAEEGPGGAKFICETGLLEKYKVKEIYSFHLFPDLKEGVISTKPGPFFAQATEFDCSIIGKGGHGGMPQKTNDPLIPFTKTIDSYQSIISRNLSPFNAGVITVGKFSGGTVRNIIPNSLDFYGTIRTYSQEDTEYIIKRMKEIHRGIEISFNVKINDEFRVLYPPIINDENLYNKFLKFSNNFNFIQGEALALAEDFAFYQEKVPGLFFLLGTRNEDKNFISPLHSSSFNFDEKVLLEGVKLFMKLLEEKNEL